Below is a genomic region from Chthoniobacterales bacterium.
GTGCGCCGGCACATGGTGCCGGTGATCGCATTCGGGGCAGGAAACCGTGCGACGGCGCTGGACGACTCGAAGTTGCCGGACAAGTCGTTCGGCGAGCGCCGGACGAGGGGAGGTGGCCATTGCCGGCTGCGGCGCGACCGAGAAATGGTCGCCGCAGCTTCGACAATAGGTAGAAATCAACTCCCGCGGCTCGAGCTGGGTCGAGCCGCAGTGAGGGCAGCTGATGGGAACCTTTTTGGCGCTCCCGAACATCGCTGAATGTGCCTGCCGGAGCAGGCGGGCGGACTAGGCCGCGACGGGCTGCTTGCGCGCCTCGGGAGAGGGAGCAACGGGACCGCTGGGCTGCTTGATGTTGGCTTTGTTCGGGGTGACTTCGGATTTACCGATGAAGGTTGCGCCTTCCTCGATGATGATGCGGGTGGCCTTGAGGTCGCCGGTGAGCTGGGAGCTGGCCTTGAGTTCGGCCTTCTCGGTGACGGTGATGTTGCCAAAAACGGTGCCGTGGACGGTGACCGACTTGGTCTTCACCTCGCCGCGGACTTCTGCGTTCTTGCCGATCACGAGGGTGCCTTCGGAGAGGATCTCGCCTTCAACCTTGCCGTCGAAAATGAGTTCGTTCTCGAATTTGATCGTGCCTTTGATTTCGACGTCGTTCGCGAGGACGTTCTTCGCTGCGCCGCCGGGGATGGGTTCTGCCATGGGTCTTTGGGCCAAATTGTTGAGGTTCATGAGAGTGTTTAGCGCACGCTAGCCTTCGAGTTTCCGCTGTCAATCGTTTCCATCGGGGGAGGCCAATTCCTCCGCCGGATAGGTCCAGATCTCACTGAGCGTCGGGTGATAGTGGGGAATCGCGGCGAGCTGGGCGGCCGTGGCGCGGAAGTGCATGGCGACCACGATTTCGTGAATGAGATCGCTCGCGTGGGGGCCCACGACGGCGCCGCCGAGGATTTCGCCGGTCGCGGCATCGGTGATCAATTTCACGAAGCCCTCGGTCTCGCCCATGATGAGGGATTTTCCGTGGTCGTCGAACGGATAGGTCGCGACGCGGATTGGGCCGCGCGCGCGGGCGGCAGCCTCGTTCAATCCGACGGTGGCGACCTGCGGCTCGGTGAAGACCGCGTAGAGGTTGAGGCGGTCGTCGATCGCTTCCAGCGGTTCGCCTTTTTCCGCGAGAAGCCGGGCGGCGTTGCGTGCGGCGATCTCGCCCTGCTGCACCGCGATGTGGACGACCTCGTGCGGGCCGCAGCAATCGCCGCCGGCGAAGATGTGCGGCTGGCTTGTCTGTTGATGCGCGTTGGTTTCGAGCCGATGCTCTGGCCCGGCGATGCCGGCCGCGGCAAGCCCGAGTTTGTCGAGGTTGGGCCGGCGGCCGAGGGCGTTGAGAATCTCCGCGCATGCGATGGTGTGCATCTCACCGGCCTTCTCGAAGACGATGCGCCGGCCTTCCGCGGTGCGTTCGATCCCGTGAATGTGGGTGCCGGTGAAGATCGTGATGCCGCGTTTGCGCAGCGCATCCTCGAGCGCGTGGGCAATGTCGGGATCGGACCCCGTGAGGAGCTGCGGGCCGCGTTGAATGATCGTGACGGCAACGCCAAGCGCCGAGAAATAATGCGCCATCTCGAGCGCGACGGGGCCGGCGCCGAGCACGGCGAGCGAGCTGGGCAGCGTGGTGAGTTCCAGCGCATCGTCGCTCGTGAGAGCGGCGGCTTCCGCGAGGCCGGGAACGGGCGGAGTCTGGATCACGGAGCCCGTGGCCACGAGAAAACTGCGCGCGGTGATCGGGCGATCCGGCTCGCCGGGCCAGCGGACAACCACCGAATGCGGGCCGACGAATTCCGCGAGGCCGCGCACGAAATCGAAGGCGCCGGACTCGATCTGCCCGCGGCGGTAGTCCGCGAAATCCCTGATGAAATGGTGCTGCCGGGCGACGATCTCCTCCGCGTGCGCCTCGAGGCCAGTGGCGCGCAGTCCGAATTCCTTCGCGCGGCGGAGCGTGAGCATGCGGTTGGCGGACTCGATGAGCGCCTTGCTCGGCATGCAGC
It encodes:
- a CDS encoding polymer-forming cytoskeletal protein, yielding MAEPIPGGAAKNVLANDVEIKGTIKFENELIFDGKVEGEILSEGTLVIGKNAEVRGEVKTKSVTVHGTVFGNITVTEKAELKASSQLTGDLKATRIIIEEGATFIGKSEVTPNKANIKQPSGPVAPSPEARKQPVAA
- a CDS encoding FAD-dependent oxidoreductase; this translates as MDYDFAIIGGGSAGYAAARTAIGLGLKTLLIEGGEKIGGLCILRGCMPSKALIESANRMLTLRRAKEFGLRATGLEAHAEEIVARQHHFIRDFADYRRGQIESGAFDFVRGLAEFVGPHSVVVRWPGEPDRPITARSFLVATGSVIQTPPVPGLAEAAALTSDDALELTTLPSSLAVLGAGPVALEMAHYFSALGVAVTIIQRGPQLLTGSDPDIAHALEDALRKRGITIFTGTHIHGIERTAEGRRIVFEKAGEMHTIACAEILNALGRRPNLDKLGLAAAGIAGPEHRLETNAHQQTSQPHIFAGGDCCGPHEVVHIAVQQGEIAARNAARLLAEKGEPLEAIDDRLNLYAVFTEPQVATVGLNEAAARARGPIRVATYPFDDHGKSLIMGETEGFVKLITDAATGEILGGAVVGPHASDLIHEIVVAMHFRATAAQLAAIPHYHPTLSEIWTYPAEELASPDGND